The genome window CTGCTCGAGCGCGCCGACAGCACCGCGTCTTGCCCCCTCCATGAACCAGGCCTCACGACCCTATCAGCGCACCCGACCCACACGCGCGAGACCTGACACCCAACATGCACACACTACTCTGAACACAGGCCGCGCCTCGAGCGCCTAATGAAGTCGATAACATGCCTTGCCTCCGCGAACTCACCGAACTCCTCCTCAATCCGAGCGAGCGCATCTTGCCGCTTGAGGTCTGCTCTGAATAGGAGACGGTATATCTCCTTGAGCATTGCTATCTTCTCGGACGAGAATCCCGCACGGCGCAGGCCGACAATGTTGGGCCCGAAATGCCTCGCGCGGACGCCCGCTGCTTGTGTGTATGGCAGAACATCCCTGTCCACAGCGGAACAACCGCCCGTCATCGAGTACGTCCCGATCTGCACGAACTGATGCACGCCGACCAGCCCTCCAAGCACTGCGTAATCCTCGATAACGATATGCCCTGCAAGCGACGCCGCATTCGCCAAGACCGTGTGGTTACCAATCGTGCAATCGTGGGCGACATGGCTGTAGGCCATCAGAAGGTTGTTGTTGCCGATGCGTGTTACACCACTCCCGTCCTTCGTTCCGCGATGGACAGTTGCGAATTCACGAATGATGTTGTCGTCGCCGATCACGACCGATGTCTTCTCACCTTTGAACTTCAAGTCCTGCGGCACGACTCCGATGATCGCGTAGGGGAATATCTGGCAGTTCTGGCCGATCGTTGTGTCGCCGGTTATATACGCCCCCATCTGGACCGACGTGCCGGGGCCTATCTTCACCCCGTCGTCAATAACACAGTGAGGCCCGATGACAACGTCGCCTGCGATCTCGGCCCCAGAGGAGACTATCGCCGTCTCATGGGCTCTCATTACTCGCCCCTCTCGACCACAGCTGTGCTCATTACCACCTCGGCTGCGACCTTCCCCTCGACCGTTGCCTTGCCCTTCATCCTGAAGTAGCTCCCCCGCTGCGCGGTCTTTCTGACCTCAAGTGTCAGCTGGTCCCCAGGAACAACCGGACGGCGGAACTTGGCGTTATCGATCGTCATAAAGACAAGGAGCTTATTCTCGATATCGTCCAGCATGTTCATCAGGAGCACCCCGCCGGTCTGAGCGAGCGACTCTACGAGCAAGACGCCGGGCATGACCTTCTGCTCAGGGAAATGCCCCTGAAAGAACCACTCGTTCGCCGAGACATTCTTAAGACCCGTGATGGTCCCCTGCTCAACGTCCATCTCAAGTATCCTGTCAACCAAGAGAAACGGAAATCGATGTGGCAAGAAGCGCATGATCCCCTGCACGTCCAACACTTGATCCACCTGCAACACCTCACACCTGTTTGTTAAGATTCCGACCGGCCAAGACGTTCGGTGAGCATCTTGACCTGTTTCCTCAGCTCTTTGACCTCACTCATCAGGGTGGGCAGCCGTAAAACTCCCGCAACCTGCCTACGCCACATATCGATCGGAACCGCAGGTATCCCTCCGACCACCGAGCCCTCCGCGAGGTCTCGCGGGATGCCGGCCTT of bacterium contains these proteins:
- the lpxA gene encoding acyl-ACP--UDP-N-acetylglucosamine O-acyltransferase, with protein sequence MRAHETAIVSSGAEIAGDVVIGPHCVIDDGVKIGPGTSVQMGAYITGDTTIGQNCQIFPYAIIGVVPQDLKFKGEKTSVVIGDDNIIREFATVHRGTKDGSGVTRIGNNNLLMAYSHVAHDCTIGNHTVLANAASLAGHIVIEDYAVLGGLVGVHQFVQIGTYSMTGGCSAVDRDVLPYTQAAGVRARHFGPNIVGLRRAGFSSEKIAMLKEIYRLLFRADLKRQDALARIEEEFGEFAEARHVIDFIRRSRRGLCSE
- the fabZ gene encoding 3-hydroxyacyl-ACP dehydratase FabZ; this encodes MDQVLDVQGIMRFLPHRFPFLLVDRILEMDVEQGTITGLKNVSANEWFFQGHFPEQKVMPGVLLVESLAQTGGVLLMNMLDDIENKLLVFMTIDNAKFRRPVVPGDQLTLEVRKTAQRGSYFRMKGKATVEGKVAAEVVMSTAVVERGE